The sequence CTGATAGCATTGtgactatttctttctctattttatttgtctagtttaatgttagtattttattcttgtgttttatttcaattaccatgagtagctaaatttataattagggttgatgaaaccttgttaattaataattattagtaatatttaattgcaaacaaccaatttttattaaactagattaggattgaTTTGgctaagatttgattaattttcctaaattcattcaagtccctgtgggtttgacctcgttcttgtcaaactatacttcggtacggttcgtacacttatgagtattttaaaatttcacaacaggGAGGAAGAAAATAGTTGATCTCGAGGCTTTGAATTCTCTGATAGAACAATAGGTAAAAAGGGCAACGGGccacaaaggaaaggaagttGACGTTCACATGATTGTCAAAACGCCTGAAGGACCAAGGGGTGTCGTTTTTGCTTATACAACCTCAAATTCTTGGCCTTATCAGCAATAGGTTCAGCCAGCCCGAGCACCTTATTGAGAATTCAATTAGAGGGGAAGGCTTGATCAACCTTGATATTGATATGAACTCCAccaacaattgtgatgaaacccgataacaatgatggtttggAACCCCAAGATCGCTAGATAAGATTTGTTGAGCCTTGATCCGTCATCTAATGAGATGAAACACCAAGACTACGTTGGATTGAAAACGCCACACCAAGAATTCCtaagaaactctcaagaatcaaggtgataagtttggttgtttgaacgccacaagattaacttgatgagttcaagagttcttttaagaaccaagaggaacacaagacctcacaaggagaatagtttttctgaaaaccaaaattgatctTTAAAATTCATACTATCCATCTATATACCTGgaacaaccctccaagaataggcaagtcataattacagctttgaaaacaacacaaaaattatgcaaaacaagttcccacgtttttttggattcttggacttttaaaggcagtcaaacaagctaaatgactagattaattttcctcttcaagtgctttgatgacatggactaagccttgatTATTATCTGAGCCCACCATAGGCTTTTCAGAATCAGCCCAATTCTCTTGGACTAGCCCATTTAGTGCTTCCTTGAAACGTTTAGctctaagtcttgtaattgggccactaggaagtgacaaagggtcatgtacaaattcaactccatttccacgtgtatgatcagcatgaccagctccttgatttgcatcattCTCCCCCTCTTGAGAAGGAATTGTCCTCAAAtcatcacctacatcaaaaggagacaAATCAGCAACATTAAAGCTTGCACTAACACCATACTCACCTGGTAAGTCAAGCTTGTAGGCATTATCTTTGATGCGCTCCACTACTTGAAATGGTCCATCACCCCGTGGTAGGAGTTTTGAACGCCGTTTTTCTAGAAAACGATCCTTCCTGAAGTGCAACCAAACCCAATCTCCTGGTTCAAACACTACCTTCTTGCGTCCCTTGTTGGCTTGATGGACATATTGTTGAGTCCTCCTTTCGATGTTCAGCCGTGCCTTTTCATGAATCATCTTTACAAATTCTGCTTTCTTTTTGCCATCTAAGTTCACACGTTCACTCAAAGGTAGAGAAGTTAAATCCAAAGGTGACAATgggttaaaaccataaacaatttcaaatggtGAAAACTTAGATGTAGGATGTATACTTCTATTGTAAGCAAATTCAACATGTGGCAACCAATCTTCCcatgttttcaagttttttttaatgatagcACGCAACAAAGAAGACAAAGTTCTATTTACTACCTTCAGTTTGACCATCCGTTTGTGGATGACAAGTAGTAGAAAACAACAACTTGGTTCCCAACTTTCCCCACAaagtcttccaaaagtaactcaAAAACTTTGCATCCCTATCAGAAACGATGGTTCTAGGCATACCATGTATCCTAACAATTTCTTTGAAGAATAAATCAGCTATATGTGATGCATCATCAGTTTTGTGACATGCAATGAAGTGTGCCATCTTGGAAAATCTATCTACCACCACAAAAACTGAATCTTTCCCCCTCTTAGTCCTAGgtaaacctaaaacaaaatccatagaaatatcagtCCAAGGTTCACTAGGTATTGGCAAAGGGGTGTACAAACCATGGGGTTTCAACTTAGACTTAGCCTGTTTACACGTGATACACTTCTCACAGATTCtttccacatcacgtttcatatgaggcaaaaaaaaaatgatcatgcaaaattcctaaagtcttagctacaccaaaatgacccatcaAACCACCACCATGAGCTTCTCTCACAAGCAATTCACGCAAAGAACACCTAGGCACACACAGTTTATTCTCCCGAAACAAAAATCCATCATGCCTATAAAACTTACCAAATGCCACTTTTTCACATGCATTGAACATATCACCAAAATCAGAATCTTGTGCATACACATCCTTAATGTATTCAAAGCCAAGCATTTTTGTATCTAAAATGGAAAGTAAAGCATACCTTCGGGACAATGCATCAGCCACCACATTTTGCTTACCTTGCTTGTATCTGATCACATAAGGAAATgtttcaatgaattccacccacttggcatggcGTTTGTTCAACCTTTGCTGTCCTTTCAAATGCTTCAAAGATTCATGATCTGTGTGAATCACAAATTCCTTTGGCCATAGGTAGTGTTGCCAATTTTCCAAAGCCCTTACCAAGGCATACATCTCCTTATCATAAGTGGGGTAATTTAGGGCTACCCCACCCAACTTTTCACTGAAATAAGCAACTGGATGGCCTTCTTGCATCAAAaaagctccaatacctattcttaaagcatcacactcaatttcaaaagttttagcaAAGTTAGGTAAAACAAGCAAAGGTGCATTAGTTAACTTTTCTTTGATCTGATTAAATgccttttcttgttctttcccCCATTTAAATGGCACATTTTTCATGATGACTTCAGTAAGAGGGGCGGCTAAGCTACTAAAATCATGCACAAACCATCTATAGAAACTAGCTAGGCCGTGGAAACTTCTCACTTGGCTGATTGTTGTAGGCATTGGCCACTCTTGGAttgccttcaccttttcctcgtccacctcaattcctcttttactaacaacaaaaccaagaaaCACAAGCTTATCCGTACAAAGGTGCACTTTTTGAGGTTAACAAACAATCTTTTTTTCCTTAGAATTTCCAAAACAGATTTCAAATGCATTACATGTTCTTCCAAATTTTTGCTATAAATTAGGATATCATCAAAATACACAACTACAAATCTACGAATAAATGCACGCAGAACATGGTTCATCAAACGCATAAAAGTGCTTGGAGCATTAGTTGATGAgcatcaacaagcattcaaggatccattgcatgttcctgtTGGGCccattacaagagcaagatctaagaagatcaaagaagcagttaatgggctgattcaagagatttgggctgattctaatgcaggactttccaagcttggcccaaaggaagctgaaaacgtaataaatttaattcaagctatttagggctgatctggcttaattgcgagtgatttatggcttgaattaatggctgattgactttccagctctatatcagttaaggcagattttttcctattttggatctgctaatttcagaccaaatcaacttttatttagggttttattatttagtacgttttttaggtattttccttgtttttaggtgcatttaatgtttttttaggtcaaatttgattcctgatatggtaaggtatcaattaggagttattttagaatatattttcttgtctatcaagttttatggagcccttaaataggctctgaagtttgtaaacgtttttcatagaaaattattgaataaaattcagaaaaggtgaggctttgctctcttttggttcttcaagaactgtgaacttatcaaggattcttccttgtggcgttcaaactttatacctttggttcgtgattctttataatcattgggtcaaggtcaacttatacctttggttcgcgtttcgattataaacgttgggtcagggtttctatcataaatctgatttttagctttcctgggttaaatattccaatatttttgttgggtctcaaagcgtgtcgattgaggttcgcatcattcggtatcagagcacaggttctaaaatcagttttctatccctttatcttttgtttcctgttatcatcctatcctgtttcttttgtgttcttcattcatcgttcttatttttttgatttttgttgaagtgtactaggttaaaatcgtgcacctagttcccaaaaaaaaaaaaaaaatttgttcgtAGTTTCAGTtgtctcagaccaaaatattgttttcttttgtcttcttcctttgatttggtatttctgtcatattttcttgccattggtatttgttttaacactgcaagttgaatttcttgatcaagtttactagttcattgcagaactgaaaaggcgaagctacgagtggaaaaaggcaagagagtgtgagactaatatcgggaaaaagccaatttaagagtgaaacacgagtgggagtgacataattttagtgcaaacacgtgagggagtgttgtgaggaattatttctaacaattctttgttgtttcataAGTATGTCTTttaggtgtgaaacatcaaatagggaaggaggggaggagtcgtccatcattttgcaggctatgcaacaacaatttgaacgcatgaacttggtgtttaatgagattcgggatcggatagataggcaagacactattattgctactttgcgtgaggagcgttgtcaaagaggccctaatgcaagaaggcaagaaaggcattctcacatgaatgattctgatgactatcacgaggatgagtttgaagatgaaggagatcaagcttcactgaacaatgaaggcaggtttgtgccaaggagagaaaggcgtggtggaggtttccgaagagatccaagatggcaagatgggactgacaggaacctaggaaacataaaaatgaagatacccacattccaagggaaaaatgattcaaaagcatacttggagtgggagaagaaggtggagttaatctttgagtgccacaactactctgaggagaaaaaggtaaaactcgctgtcattgagtttactgactatgctattatatggtgggatcaacttgtgataaacagaaggagaaaccatgagagacctattgagagttgggaggaaatgaaggcaatcatgaggaggcggtttgttcctagtcactactatagggacttgtataagaaattacagagtcttactcaaggctataggagcgtggatgactaccacaaggagatggagattgccatgattcgggcaaatgtagaggaggataaagaagctaccatggcaaggtttttgaatgggctgaattgtgacattgccaacgtggtggagttacAGCACTacatggagttggaggacatggtgcacatggcaataaaggtggaacgacagcttaaaaggaaaggaacttggtcatttcaaaatctgggctcctctactttatggaggtcaaatgggaggaaagacgaaggggctgttttcaagtccaaagccgaaccaccaaaaaggagagatgaagctcccagtgtcaacaaaggtaaaaatgaatctcaaactcgtaatcgtgatattaagtgttttcgttgtttgggagtaggtcatattgcttcacaatgcccaaataagaggaccatgattaCACGTATtaatggagaggtggaaactgaaaagcgagaaagatgatgaccagattccatcacttgaggatgcttgtgatgaggaagtggagtatccagtggagggcgagtcacttgtggttaggcgtgctttaagtgcccaagtcaaagaggatgacatggaacaacaaaaggagaacatttttcatactagatgccacgtcaacaacaaggtatgcagtatgattatagatgggggaagctgtactaatgtggctagcactactttagttgaaaatttgaatttacctactTTGAAACACCCTCGACCATATAAGTtacagtggttgaatgattgtggagaggttaaggtaaataagcaagtactggtttctttttcaattgggaggtactaggatgaagtactttgttatgttgttccaatgcaagcgggtcacattttattgggtagGCCATGGCTGTTTGACAGGAAGGttaatcatgatgggttcaagaataggtattcttttgttaaagataataaaaccattactcttgtaccatTGACTcaaagacaagtgtatgaagatcaagtgaaactgaaaagagagaatgacttgaagaattgtgagattgagagttcaaaaaaagatgatgagaaagagagtgaaagaataaaagagagtgaacagaaaaaagaaagtgaaaacataaaaaagaatgaaaagacagttgagggtggaaaaaatgagagaaaaacaaaaaaacaagggagtttttatgctaaggtgaatgatgtcaagagtgctttttatacaaaacagcctatatttgtactcttgtacaaagaggtgtgttttaatactaacgaacttgacgaatctttgcctagtgttgttgtctctttgttgcaggaatatgaggaagtgtttcctaatgattttCCTAggggattgccacctattagaggaataaagtatcaaattgattttgtgccaggtgcgacaattcctaaccgaccagctaataggagtaatctggaggagacaaaggaacttcaaattcaagttgaagagttgcgtactataattcagaagaacttgaaaaattgggaggatcgtttgccattcattaagtttgcatataatcggagtgttcattctactactaattttttaccatttgagattgtttatggttttaatccactaactcttttggatttgctacccttatcagttaatgaaatgactagtttggatggtcaaaagaaggctgagatggtgaagaaactccatgaaagtgtacggcaacatatagagaagaaaaatgggcaatatgcgaccaaagccaacaagggccgtcgacaagtcctctttgaaccgggtgattgggtttaggtgcatatgagaaaagaaagatttccagctcgtaggcggtctaagctgcatcctagaggggatggtccatttcaagtccttgagagaatcaatgataatgcatacaagttggatcttccaggtgagtataacattagtgttacatttaatgtttctgatctttctcattttgatgtaggtgacgattcgaggacgaatccttttgaagagagggggaatgatgagaatcaacaagcattcaaggatccattgcatgttcttgTTGGGCccattacaagagcaagatccaagaagatcaaagaagcagttaatgggctgattcaagagatttgggctgattctaacgcaggacattccaagcttggcccaaaggaagctgaaaatgtaataaatttaattcaagctatttagggctgatctggcttaattgcgagtgatttatggcttgaattaatggctgattgacttttcagctctatatcagttaaggcagattttttcctattttggatctgctaatttcagaccaaatcaacttttatttaggtttttattatttagtacgttttttaggtattttccttgtttttaggtgcatttaatgttttttaggtcaaatttgattcctaatatggtaaggtatcaattaggagttattttagaatatattttcttgtctgtcaagttttatggagcccttaaataggctttgaagtttgtaaacgtttttcatagaaaattattgaataaaaatcagaaaaggtgaggctttgctctcttttggttcttcaagaactgtgaacttatcaaggattcttccttgtggcgttcaaactttatacctttggttcgtgattctttataatcattgggtcaaggtcaacttatacctttggttcgcgtttcgattataaatgttgggtcagggtttctatcataaatctgatttttagctttcctaggttaaatattccaatatttttgttgggtctcaaagcgtgtcgattgaggctCGCATCATTAGTTAAGCCGAAAGGCATCACTAACCACTCATACAAACCATATTTAGTCTTAAaagcagttttccattcatcaccttCCTTCATCTTAATCTGATGGTAACCACTCTTAAGATCAATTTTTGTAAAGACGCAAGaaccatgcaattcatccaacatatCATCTAATCTAGGAATGGGATGACGATATTTTACCGTTATGTTGTTGATGGCTCGGCAgtcaacacacatcctccatggtccatccttcttaggaacTAATAACACCGGGACCGCACAAGGACTCATGCTTTCACGCACGTATCCCTTCTCCAATAATTCACCTACTTGTCTCTGAAGTTCCTTGGTCTCATCGGGATTACTCCTATAAGTAGGTCGGTTTGGAATTGATGCACCAGGTATGAAATCAATTTGATGTTCAATCCCTCGAATTGGAGGTAAACCATGAGGTACCTCTTCGGGAAGGACATCTTCAAACTTCTGCAAAAGAGAAACAACATTGCTCAGCAAAGTTCTGACAAAATCATTAGTACATAAAAGAGCCTCCTTGTACAGGAGTACAACAAGGGGCTGGTGTGAAAATAATGCTCTCttgatctcactttttttttgcaatgtaattgaatttttccTCTCCTGCTCTCATTATGGCCGAaatcatctctctttctttttcactcttatcaatgtttttctctcctttttttttaaactcttttttttttcaatttcggccttcctttctttttcctttttcttttcatttgatctTTGTAACTTTAATTGGTCCTCCCTGACCTGTTTTGGAGTTAATGGCACAAGAGTAATGGGTTGCCCTTTAAGAGTGAAAGAATACTTATTTATGAATCCATCATGCTTAACCCTCCGATCATACTGCCATGGTCTTCCCAACAATAAATGGCATGCATGCATGGGAACCACATCACATAGCacctcatcctcatatttgccAATGGATAATGCCACCAACACTTGTCTTGTCACCTTGATTTCGCCACATTCATT comes from Castanea sativa cultivar Marrone di Chiusa Pesio chromosome 3, ASM4071231v1 and encodes:
- the LOC142628860 gene encoding uncharacterized protein LOC142628860; this encodes MKVAMIRANVEEDREAIMARFLHDLNREIADIVEMQHYVELTDMVHQAIKVEEQFKRKGLARRGQPMTSQWKTASKRDEQLQNKPKFEPSKSANSKTATTVGNTEASSSKTHDIKCFKCQGWGHIASQCVNKRVMVINAQGELESENEEEVENVDMPSLEDADDEQNVVAGDLLVTSVIIDGGSCTNVAITYLVEKLAVTTLKHPQPYRLQWLNECGEIKVTRQVLVALSIGKYEDEVLCDVVPMHACHLLLGRPWQYDRRVKHDGFINKYSFTLKGQPITLVPLTPKQKFEDVLPEEVPHGLPPIRGIEHQIDFIPGASIPNRPTYRSNPDETKELQRQVGELLEKGYVRESMSPCAVPVLLVPKKDGPWRMCVDCRAINNITVKYRHPIPRLDDMLDELHGSCVFTKIDLKSGYHQIKMKEGDEWKTAFKTKYDLALVMGPTGTCNGSLNAC